A window of Acidobacteriota bacterium contains these coding sequences:
- a CDS encoding SLBB domain-containing protein, with translation MIEQRYLRLVLISALCVATSIGAQEIVAEDAGYRVGVGDVIGVEAFQAKDISGEYAVEAAGTITFPLLGAVPVRGKTAAEVADLLEELLEKDYYVDVQLKVEVRLFASQPVTLLGEVQKPGTYYLEGRTTLTELLAKAGGLKSSAGPVLELRRTAREDSEGPPEPMIFETEKLSTGEAGHDVTLRAGDVLYVSPKKLYFITGEITRPGQYEISLGMTLMQALSQGGGVSKFASQLIEVHREVDGEKTILSYDLSQIRKGRVPDPAIFSGDVIYVKRRFF, from the coding sequence ATGATTGAGCAGCGTTACCTCCGCTTGGTCCTGATTTCGGCTCTCTGCGTGGCCACGAGCATCGGAGCCCAGGAGATTGTTGCCGAGGACGCGGGTTATCGTGTCGGCGTCGGTGATGTGATCGGGGTCGAGGCATTTCAGGCGAAGGATATCAGCGGCGAATATGCGGTCGAGGCGGCGGGTACAATCACGTTCCCCCTGCTTGGTGCGGTGCCTGTCAGAGGCAAGACCGCCGCAGAAGTTGCTGACCTCCTCGAGGAGCTGCTGGAAAAGGATTATTACGTCGACGTGCAGCTCAAGGTCGAGGTGAGACTCTTTGCGTCGCAGCCGGTGACCCTCCTGGGTGAAGTGCAGAAACCGGGGACCTATTACCTCGAGGGGCGGACGACGCTGACCGAGTTGCTGGCCAAAGCCGGTGGTCTGAAGTCGAGCGCGGGACCGGTGCTCGAACTCCGGCGAACGGCTCGCGAGGATAGTGAGGGCCCGCCGGAACCGATGATTTTCGAAACCGAAAAGCTGTCCACGGGAGAGGCGGGACACGACGTCACGCTTCGGGCGGGCGATGTCCTGTACGTGTCGCCGAAAAAGCTCTATTTCATCACCGGCGAGATCACCCGCCCTGGCCAGTACGAGATCTCGCTCGGAATGACTTTGATGCAGGCGCTCTCACAGGGAGGCGGGGTGAGCAAATTCGCCTCCCAGCTCATCGAGGTGCACCGCGAGGTCGATGGCGAGAAAACGATCCTGAGTTACGACCTGTCACAGATCCGAAAGGGTCGAGTTCCCGATCCTGCGATTTTTTCCGGTGACGTGATCTACGTCAAGCGCCGGTTCTTCTGA
- a CDS encoding thiolase family protein, producing the protein MREAVIVSAARTAIGRAKKGSLRDTRPEYFTSKMIEGLVERTPGLEKEMVSDVILGCAMPEGEQGMNVARLITLAAGFPTAVPAITVNRFCCSGSQTIALAADSIRAGNADIVVAGGVESMSMVAMGGNKPIAYPGLMHAMPNAYAAMGTTAEVVARRYDITREMQDEFAFNSHRKAVAAIETGKFDDQIVPLEVRVRENGGWREFVFDTDEGPRADTTVEGLAKLKPVFDPLGTVTAGNASQINDGAAAVVIMGDDKAKEMGLEPIAYVRHWAVAGVDPDEMGIGPTVAVPKLLDRVSLKLDDIDLVEINEAFASQSVYCVNELGLDPEKTNVNGGAIATGHPLGATGAVLTVKILSELKLREAKRGIVTMCIGGGMGFAYLLERP; encoded by the coding sequence ATGCGTGAAGCCGTCATCGTTTCAGCAGCCCGCACGGCCATCGGCCGGGCAAAGAAGGGCAGCCTGCGCGACACCCGCCCCGAGTACTTCACGTCGAAGATGATCGAGGGGCTGGTCGAGCGCACGCCCGGTCTCGAGAAGGAGATGGTAAGTGACGTGATCCTGGGGTGTGCCATGCCCGAGGGCGAGCAGGGCATGAACGTCGCCCGGTTGATCACCCTCGCGGCCGGATTTCCAACCGCGGTTCCGGCCATCACCGTCAACCGCTTCTGCTGTTCCGGCTCACAGACGATCGCCCTTGCCGCCGACAGCATCCGCGCCGGCAACGCAGATATCGTGGTCGCCGGAGGCGTCGAGTCAATGTCAATGGTCGCGATGGGCGGGAACAAACCGATCGCCTACCCCGGGCTGATGCATGCCATGCCGAACGCCTACGCGGCTATGGGAACCACGGCGGAGGTCGTGGCGAGGCGGTACGACATCACCCGCGAGATGCAGGATGAGTTCGCCTTCAACTCGCACCGCAAAGCAGTCGCGGCGATCGAGACCGGGAAGTTCGACGATCAGATCGTGCCGCTCGAAGTCCGCGTCCGCGAGAACGGCGGCTGGCGCGAGTTCGTCTTCGACACGGATGAGGGACCGCGAGCCGACACGACGGTCGAGGGTCTCGCCAAGCTCAAGCCGGTCTTCGACCCGTTAGGAACGGTCACCGCCGGTAACGCGTCACAGATCAACGACGGCGCCGCCGCAGTCGTCATCATGGGGGACGACAAAGCGAAGGAGATGGGACTCGAACCGATCGCGTACGTTCGGCACTGGGCGGTGGCCGGGGTCGATCCGGACGAGATGGGTATCGGTCCCACCGTCGCGGTGCCCAAGCTGCTCGACCGGGTTTCGCTCAAGCTGGACGACATCGACCTGGTCGAGATCAACGAGGCGTTCGCCAGTCAGTCCGTCTACTGCGTCAACGAGCTCGGCCTCGATCCCGAAAAGACGAACGTCAACGGCGGTGCCATCGCCACCGGCCACCCGCTCGGCGCGACCGGCGCGGTCCTGACCGTCAAGATCCTCTCTGAACTCAAGCTCCGCGAGGCCAAGCGCGGCATCGTCACAATGTGCATCGGCGGCGGAATGGGATTCGCGTACCTGCTCGAACGGCCTTAG
- a CDS encoding DUF3568 domain-containing protein: MKKLLIVMVCVGLLMGCKTAVVTPEGTDAEYSPAEGVLRSYLDGSVPDVVNATNTALEDLELVGIDSTVDKLKGKITARMAVGTKVSIWLEAVDFDTTSIKIKVGTFGDRSVSLQILRSIEKHL; encoded by the coding sequence ATGAAGAAACTACTGATCGTGATGGTGTGTGTGGGGCTCCTGATGGGCTGCAAGACAGCGGTCGTGACCCCAGAGGGAACCGATGCCGAGTACAGCCCGGCGGAGGGGGTGCTTCGATCGTATCTCGATGGCTCCGTGCCGGATGTGGTCAACGCCACCAACACCGCGCTCGAGGATCTCGAGCTCGTCGGTATCGACAGCACAGTCGACAAGCTCAAGGGGAAGATCACGGCGCGTATGGCGGTCGGCACCAAGGTCAGCATCTGGCTGGAGGCGGTCGACTTCGACACGACGTCGATCAAGATCAAGGTCGGCACTTTTGGCGACCGCTCGGTCTCGTTGCAGATTCTGAGGAGTATCGAGAAACACCTCTAG
- a CDS encoding protein kinase — protein sequence MTSQDFAGTTLGHFRVVELIGKGGMGEVYRARDERLDRDVAIKVLPEAVANDPERMRRFEREAKALAALNHPNIATVFGLETVESGTDSDADSDAGASLRPQDPSLRSFLVMELLKGASLRELISKGGITTGKAVEYARAIADGLAAAHEKGIVHRDLKPENIFLTSDGRIKILDFGLAKLKLPEAELTTETPTATLDTSPGAVMGTMAYMAPEQVQGQAADHRSDIFALGVVLYEMFTGQRPFGGSTTVETAAAILKEDPEPIPAAAAVPPTLGSVVGKCLEKRPEDRFGSAHDLALTLGALDASETVPPSGEQSIIGKRWLHILAVVIAAVIALLVILPPEALFDRGADEPVVKSLPRIVVLPFENLGSPDDEYFADGMTEEITARLAMINGFRVISRTSAVQYAGTDKTVAQIGAELTVDFILEGTVRWARGEGGTSRIRVTPQLIRVSDDTHLWAETYDQVIDDVFEIQSEIAQSVTDHLGVSLAGDARALVDAQPTSNLDAYHAYLRGRHLAAQPHFTYENWERVMAAFQEAVELDPDFALAHAELARGHALLRYYRHDLSPANLESADTAARRALELAPESPRVHLDIGYYRLWAYRDVDGALAEFGRAGAGLPENAEVLDARSDVYLLQGRWDEYLDVLQRAVELSPRSARLIAGIGAGLWTTRCYPEAMVAFDQAMTLAPETLWPYLYKVLNLWSWYGDASETRQILQSMPPTEDDWVRWIWFWQEMFEGRYEQAIGRLESATDGWIDLKMWARPNALFAGYAYERLGELQAAADAYEAARALLEPAAAASPEDPRLHSSLGIVYAIQGRREDAVREGELACTLLPRSTDGYYYLPYVIDLAHIHTLLGQRDAAVEQLQYLLENPGWISSPFLRADPRWSPLKDDPRFQALLKKYDTQVN from the coding sequence GTGACGAGCCAGGATTTCGCCGGCACGACCCTCGGGCATTTCCGTGTCGTCGAGCTGATCGGCAAGGGCGGGATGGGCGAGGTCTACCGCGCCCGCGACGAGCGCCTCGACCGGGACGTGGCCATCAAGGTGCTGCCGGAGGCGGTGGCGAACGATCCCGAGCGGATGCGGCGCTTCGAGCGCGAGGCGAAGGCTCTGGCTGCCTTGAACCACCCGAATATCGCAACAGTTTTCGGTTTGGAGACCGTCGAGTCGGGCACGGACTCGGACGCGGACTCGGACGCGGGAGCGAGCCTCAGGCCTCAAGACCCAAGCCTCAGGTCCTTCCTCGTGATGGAGTTGCTCAAAGGCGCATCCCTCCGCGAGCTGATCTCCAAGGGTGGCATCACGACCGGGAAGGCCGTCGAGTACGCGAGGGCAATTGCCGATGGGCTCGCGGCGGCGCATGAAAAAGGGATCGTGCACCGCGACCTCAAGCCGGAAAATATCTTTTTGACGAGCGATGGTCGAATCAAGATCCTCGATTTCGGTCTGGCCAAGCTGAAACTGCCCGAGGCCGAGCTGACCACCGAGACGCCGACTGCAACGCTCGACACCTCGCCCGGCGCCGTCATGGGCACGATGGCTTACATGGCCCCCGAGCAGGTGCAAGGGCAGGCGGCCGATCACAGATCCGATATCTTTGCCCTCGGAGTCGTGCTCTATGAAATGTTCACCGGTCAACGGCCTTTCGGCGGTTCGACGACGGTCGAAACTGCAGCCGCGATCCTCAAGGAGGATCCCGAACCGATCCCGGCTGCGGCCGCCGTGCCCCCGACGCTGGGGAGCGTGGTCGGCAAATGCCTCGAGAAGCGCCCCGAGGACCGCTTCGGCTCGGCCCATGATCTGGCACTGACGCTCGGAGCACTCGACGCTTCCGAGACCGTGCCTCCAAGCGGGGAACAATCGATCATCGGCAAACGGTGGCTGCACATCCTGGCGGTCGTCATCGCGGCCGTCATCGCGCTGCTGGTCATTCTGCCGCCGGAAGCGCTGTTCGACCGCGGAGCGGATGAACCGGTCGTCAAATCGTTGCCTCGGATTGTCGTGCTCCCATTCGAAAACCTCGGCTCGCCGGACGATGAGTACTTCGCGGACGGAATGACCGAGGAGATCACGGCACGCCTGGCAATGATCAACGGGTTCCGCGTGATCTCGAGAACCAGCGCCGTCCAGTACGCCGGCACCGACAAGACCGTCGCCCAGATCGGGGCCGAGCTGACGGTGGACTTCATCTTGGAAGGCACCGTGAGGTGGGCTCGCGGAGAGGGTGGCACGAGCCGCATCAGGGTCACGCCACAGTTGATCCGGGTCAGTGACGATACCCACCTGTGGGCCGAGACCTACGACCAGGTGATCGACGATGTGTTCGAGATCCAGTCGGAAATTGCGCAGAGCGTCACCGACCACCTCGGCGTGTCTCTCGCAGGTGACGCGCGGGCGCTCGTCGATGCCCAGCCCACTTCCAACCTCGACGCCTATCACGCCTATCTGCGCGGTCGACACCTCGCCGCTCAGCCGCACTTCACTTACGAGAACTGGGAACGGGTGATGGCGGCATTCCAAGAGGCGGTTGAGCTCGACCCGGACTTCGCGCTTGCCCACGCGGAGCTGGCCCGAGGCCACGCATTGTTGCGCTATTACCGCCACGACCTGTCGCCGGCAAACCTGGAGTCCGCCGATACGGCCGCACGCAGGGCTCTCGAGCTCGCCCCCGAATCGCCCAGGGTCCACCTCGACATCGGCTATTACCGGCTCTGGGCCTACAGGGACGTGGACGGCGCGCTGGCCGAGTTCGGGCGAGCCGGCGCCGGCCTCCCCGAAAACGCCGAGGTCCTCGATGCGAGGAGCGATGTCTACCTGCTCCAGGGACGCTGGGACGAGTACCTGGACGTGCTGCAGCGCGCCGTCGAGCTGAGCCCACGAAGCGCCAGGCTGATCGCCGGGATCGGGGCGGGGTTGTGGACGACGCGATGCTACCCCGAGGCGATGGTGGCCTTCGACCAGGCCATGACGCTCGCCCCGGAGACCCTGTGGCCATACCTCTACAAGGTCCTCAACCTGTGGAGCTGGTATGGCGACGCCTCAGAGACCCGCCAGATCCTCCAATCGATGCCGCCAACCGAGGATGACTGGGTGAGGTGGATCTGGTTCTGGCAGGAGATGTTCGAAGGGCGGTACGAGCAGGCGATCGGGCGGCTCGAATCGGCGACCGACGGGTGGATCGACCTCAAGATGTGGGCCCGGCCCAACGCCCTTTTTGCCGGCTATGCTTACGAGCGACTCGGCGAGCTCCAGGCCGCTGCGGACGCGTACGAGGCCGCGCGCGCCCTCCTCGAGCCCGCGGCAGCCGCCTCACCCGAGGACCCCCGGCTCCACAGCTCGCTGGGCATCGTATACGCGATTCAGGGGCGGCGTGAGGATGCGGTCCGCGAGGGCGAGCTGGCGTGCACCCTGCTGCCGCGGTCGACGGACGGCTACTACTACCTTCCGTACGTGATCGATCTCGCGCACATCCACACCCTCCTCGGTCAACGCGATGCAGCTGTCGAACAGCTCCAGTACCTGCTCGAGAATCCCGGCTGGATCTCGAGCCCGTTCCTCCGAGCAGACCCGCGCTGGAGCCCGCTGAAGGATGATCCCCGTTTCCAGGCACTTTTGAAGAAGTACGACACCCAAGTGAATTGA
- a CDS encoding protein kinase yields the protein MRDLVGRSLGHYRLVELIGKGGMGEVYRAHDERLDRDVAIKVLPEEVAGDAERLARFEREAKAVAALSHENILEIFDFDTAGSLTYAVTEFLRGETLRQRLRKANAPLPWRQVREIGSGVANGLSAAHSKGVVHRDIKPSNIFLCEDRRLKILDFGLAATREATDSEAETGSIEAPLTRQHSVMGTVGYMAPEQVRGDPVDHRTDIFALGCVLYEMLTGHRAFERDTTAEIMTAILREEPTSVAGSGVDVAPEVESAILRCLDKNPERRFQSATDLAFLLRSLPAVPPSHEVGSLRGGLQAEDDRPSVGVLPFANMSADPEQEYFCDGMAEEIINALAQVQGLRVIARTSAFAFKGKHEDVRQIGSALDVGAIVEGSVRKAGDRLRITAQLVDARDGSHLWSERFDRNLEDVFSIQDEIALAIVENLQVELLGKERAAVVRRPTDNMDAYQVFLKAWFYWNELTEQGYARSIECFNEAIRMDPTFASAYVGLATATLSQSWWGELAPVEGLAAARPLVARALELDDTIPEAHSFSAMISFFERDWEAAEKGHLKAIVLGPNVAETHGQFAAQLLCLRRFDEALTHARLTRRLDPLSPNWNTWTYSWVALAGDRNEGLTGLEGVVAMHPNHWMPHNFLSFHFVLDSRFDEARAEAEKAVELSGNHSSAVTQLACVCYMRGETHRGDEMFEILQSRARTTYVPPTFLAWVHLARNEPHRAVALLERAVQGLDPWLAFHRLMAPPSAPDDARIEELLQGVGL from the coding sequence ATGCGAGACCTCGTCGGTCGTAGCCTGGGTCACTACCGCCTCGTCGAGCTGATCGGCAAGGGCGGGATGGGGGAGGTCTACCGGGCGCACGACGAGCGGCTGGATCGGGACGTGGCGATCAAGGTGCTGCCGGAGGAGGTGGCGGGGGATGCGGAGAGACTGGCCCGCTTCGAGCGCGAAGCGAAGGCTGTCGCCGCGCTGTCACATGAAAACATTCTCGAAATCTTTGACTTCGACACTGCAGGCAGTCTGACTTACGCGGTGACCGAGTTCCTCCGAGGCGAAACCCTTCGACAACGCCTTCGCAAGGCTAACGCTCCGTTGCCTTGGAGGCAGGTTCGGGAGATCGGCTCCGGGGTGGCGAACGGGCTCAGCGCTGCGCATAGCAAGGGGGTCGTGCACCGGGACATCAAGCCCTCCAACATCTTTCTGTGCGAGGATCGCCGGTTGAAGATCCTCGATTTCGGACTCGCGGCGACCCGCGAGGCCACCGACAGCGAAGCGGAGACCGGTTCGATCGAGGCGCCGCTGACCCGCCAGCACTCGGTGATGGGAACGGTGGGCTACATGGCGCCCGAGCAGGTGCGGGGCGATCCGGTTGACCATCGCACGGATATCTTCGCTCTTGGCTGCGTTCTTTACGAAATGCTGACCGGACACCGGGCCTTCGAGCGTGACACAACCGCCGAGATCATGACCGCGATTCTCCGCGAGGAACCGACGTCAGTCGCCGGCTCGGGCGTCGATGTGGCTCCGGAGGTCGAGAGCGCGATACTCCGCTGTCTTGACAAGAATCCCGAGCGACGTTTCCAATCAGCCACAGATCTGGCGTTCCTGCTGCGCTCTCTTCCGGCTGTTCCACCCTCGCACGAAGTTGGTTCGCTGCGCGGCGGCCTCCAGGCGGAAGACGACCGTCCGTCGGTTGGCGTATTGCCGTTCGCCAACATGTCAGCTGACCCGGAACAGGAATATTTTTGTGACGGTATGGCAGAGGAGATCATCAACGCCCTCGCCCAGGTTCAGGGCCTGCGCGTGATCGCGCGGACTTCGGCCTTCGCCTTCAAGGGGAAGCATGAGGACGTGCGGCAGATCGGGTCCGCACTGGACGTCGGCGCCATCGTCGAGGGAAGCGTTCGCAAAGCCGGCGATCGGCTCCGAATCACCGCCCAGCTGGTCGATGCCCGGGACGGCTCTCACCTCTGGTCGGAGCGCTTCGACCGGAATCTCGAGGACGTGTTCTCGATTCAGGACGAAATTGCCCTGGCGATCGTCGAAAACCTCCAGGTCGAGCTTCTTGGGAAAGAGCGGGCAGCGGTCGTGCGCCGTCCGACGGACAACATGGACGCCTACCAGGTATTTCTGAAGGCGTGGTTCTATTGGAACGAGCTGACCGAGCAGGGGTATGCACGCAGCATCGAGTGTTTCAATGAGGCGATCCGGATGGATCCGACATTCGCCAGCGCCTATGTAGGTTTGGCGACTGCGACGCTTTCCCAGAGCTGGTGGGGCGAGCTCGCACCGGTTGAGGGTCTCGCTGCTGCCCGGCCGCTGGTGGCGCGAGCTCTCGAGCTTGATGACACGATTCCGGAGGCGCACTCGTTCAGCGCGATGATCTCGTTCTTCGAGCGCGATTGGGAAGCGGCCGAGAAGGGTCATCTCAAAGCGATTGTGCTGGGGCCGAACGTCGCCGAAACGCACGGTCAGTTCGCTGCACAGCTGTTGTGCCTGCGCAGATTTGACGAGGCGCTGACCCACGCCCGCTTGACCCGGAGACTCGACCCGCTGTCGCCGAACTGGAACACCTGGACCTACTCCTGGGTGGCCCTTGCCGGAGATCGTAACGAGGGTTTGACGGGACTCGAGGGAGTCGTGGCCATGCACCCGAACCACTGGATGCCGCACAATTTCCTGAGCTTCCACTTTGTCCTCGACTCACGATTCGACGAGGCGAGAGCCGAGGCGGAGAAGGCGGTCGAGCTTTCGGGCAACCACTCGAGCGCAGTCACGCAGCTCGCGTGTGTGTGCTACATGCGGGGCGAGACGCATCGCGGAGATGAGATGTTTGAAATTCTCCAGAGCAGGGCACGCACCACCTACGTGCCGCCGACGTTTCTGGCTTGGGTTCACCTCGCACGCAACGAGCCCCATCGGGCAGTCGCTCTACTCGAGAGAGCAGTTCAGGGCCTGGACCCGTGGCTCGCGTTCCACCGCCTCATGGCCCCTCCGTCCGCGCCGGACGATGCTCGGATTGAAGAGTTGCTTCAAGGTGTCGGCCTGTGA
- a CDS encoding acyl-CoA dehydrogenase family protein gives MDFSLSENMQTILGMIDEYVAKELIPMEENFLRYPFRSLLPEIEKKRAMVKQMGLWAPGHPRELGGMGLNLIELGLVSEAVGGTPLGHFVFGCHAPDAGNIEILHLHGTPEQKERWLQPLVAGDIRSCFSMTEVELPGSNPVMMETTAVKDGDDYVINGQKWYTTAADGAAFAVVMTITDPEAPLHRRASMIIVPTDTPGFDLVRNISVMGHTGEDWASHGEILYHSCRVPQSNLLGPEGHGFAIAQERLGPGRIHHCMRWIGICNRAFDLMCKRAGSRTIAPGKVLGDRDIVRAWIAESAAEIRAARLMTLHTAWLIENRGWREARQDISMIKFTVANTMQRVIDRALQVHGGLGMTDDTLLAYFFRHERAARIYDGADEVHKISLAKRILSEYVAPPGKA, from the coding sequence ATGGACTTTTCGCTGTCCGAAAATATGCAGACCATCCTCGGCATGATCGACGAGTACGTGGCCAAAGAGCTGATACCGATGGAGGAAAATTTCCTGCGGTATCCCTTTCGCTCGCTGCTGCCCGAGATCGAGAAGAAGAGGGCCATGGTGAAGCAGATGGGGCTGTGGGCTCCGGGCCACCCGCGGGAGCTGGGAGGAATGGGCCTGAACCTGATCGAGCTCGGTCTGGTCTCCGAGGCCGTCGGTGGCACCCCGCTCGGCCACTTCGTCTTCGGCTGCCATGCTCCCGACGCCGGCAATATCGAGATCCTCCACCTTCACGGCACGCCCGAGCAGAAGGAGCGGTGGCTGCAACCACTGGTCGCCGGAGATATTCGCAGCTGCTTCTCGATGACCGAGGTCGAGCTGCCGGGCTCCAACCCGGTGATGATGGAAACGACTGCGGTCAAGGACGGCGACGACTACGTCATCAACGGCCAAAAGTGGTACACGACTGCCGCCGACGGCGCGGCCTTCGCGGTGGTCATGACGATCACTGACCCCGAGGCGCCCCTCCACCGACGGGCGAGCATGATCATCGTTCCGACCGACACCCCCGGCTTCGACCTGGTGCGCAACATCAGCGTGATGGGCCACACCGGCGAGGATTGGGCGAGCCACGGCGAGATCCTCTATCACTCGTGCCGCGTCCCACAGTCGAATCTGCTCGGCCCCGAAGGCCACGGCTTCGCGATCGCCCAGGAACGCCTCGGACCGGGACGTATTCACCACTGCATGCGCTGGATCGGGATCTGCAACCGCGCCTTCGACCTCATGTGCAAGCGAGCCGGCTCCCGCACCATTGCCCCCGGAAAGGTGCTGGGTGACCGCGATATCGTTCGCGCCTGGATCGCGGAGAGCGCAGCCGAGATCAGAGCCGCACGGTTGATGACGCTGCACACCGCCTGGCTGATCGAGAACCGCGGGTGGCGGGAAGCACGGCAGGACATCTCGATGATCAAGTTCACCGTGGCCAACACCATGCAGCGGGTCATCGACCGCGCCCTACAGGTCCACGGCGGGCTCGGCATGACCGACGATACCCTACTGGCCTATTTCTTCCGCCACGAACGGGCCGCTCGTATCTATGACGGCGCCGATGAGGTGCACAAGATCTCGCTCGCGAAGCGGATCCTGAGTGAGTATGTCGCTCCACCGGGCAAAGCTTGA
- a CDS encoding pentapeptide repeat-containing protein — protein MSVLERLTRWEGMVFGFVLGVAATVVGSMAYNEIAGTLRVSHLKRSLHDNQLEEIANLIEEELATATTAMKDGKPLQISNYLAFHFMPKLYAHHMDYAMILLQNEDVYTFNTLRDTTHFLTFNLSQRDFSGLDLRSVNLVGAQLTGADFSNTLLEGADFRLAEMPRVNLTDAEVTRASFNEAILSSAILTGIHGEEPHFEKSVLVDSSLTRLDDLHFADFSGAELSQANLFDSRFFDASFDRANFTLASAVGSDFAVVRSMDDVNLTGANLTGARLEPERAERAWFVNADGLSSRDARDLRRRGGIARPEEVLQKVDPRIIAGFQAQIEEDETINPEDRDAVLLSMLQEYYLN, from the coding sequence ATGAGCGTTCTTGAACGATTGACTCGATGGGAGGGCATGGTCTTCGGGTTCGTCTTGGGCGTCGCGGCGACAGTCGTGGGGTCGATGGCCTACAACGAGATCGCCGGCACACTCCGCGTCTCCCACCTCAAAAGGAGTCTTCACGACAATCAGCTCGAGGAGATCGCAAACCTGATCGAGGAGGAGCTTGCTACCGCGACAACGGCAATGAAGGACGGCAAGCCACTCCAGATCAGCAACTACCTCGCGTTCCACTTCATGCCGAAGCTCTACGCCCACCACATGGACTACGCGATGATCCTCCTCCAGAACGAGGACGTGTACACATTCAACACGCTGCGCGACACGACACATTTTCTGACCTTCAACCTCTCGCAGAGGGACTTCTCCGGGCTCGATCTGAGGTCCGTGAACCTGGTCGGCGCCCAACTGACCGGCGCCGACTTTTCGAATACCCTGCTCGAGGGGGCCGACTTTCGGCTGGCGGAGATGCCCCGGGTGAACCTCACTGATGCCGAGGTCACCAGGGCATCGTTCAACGAAGCCATCCTCTCGAGCGCGATTCTCACCGGAATTCATGGTGAGGAGCCCCATTTCGAAAAGAGTGTGCTGGTCGATTCATCGCTGACTCGGCTCGACGATCTGCACTTCGCGGACTTCTCGGGAGCGGAGCTCTCCCAAGCCAATCTCTTCGACTCGAGGTTCTTCGACGCGAGCTTCGATCGCGCGAACTTCACCCTCGCCTCGGCGGTCGGCTCCGACTTCGCGGTCGTCAGGAGCATGGATGACGTCAACCTGACCGGCGCCAACCTGACAGGAGCGCGCCTCGAGCCCGAACGGGCGGAGCGCGCTTGGTTCGTCAACGCTGACGGCCTCTCATCGCGAGACGCTCGCGACCTCCGCCGCCGGGGCGGCATCGCCCGCCCTGAGGAGGTGCTACAGAAGGTCGACCCGCGAATCATCGCCGGGTTCCAGGCGCAGATCGAGGAGGACGAGACGATCAACCCCGAGGATCGCGACGCGGTGCTGTTGTCGATGCTGCAGGAGTACTACCTGAACTGA
- a CDS encoding nitronate monooxygenase family protein has protein sequence MDQVFKTRVTEDFGIDHPIIQGGMMWVSQPELVAAVSNAGGLGVLTALTFETSEGLADAIARTRELTDKSFGVNVTFLPTLIPKDYGSLIDVIVDQGIGIVETAGRNPEPYLEHIKAGGAKVIHKCTSVRFARKAEAIGCDYVSIDGCECAGHPGEEDITSLVLIPATVDAINIPVIASGGFADARGLIAALALGAEAMNMGTRFVATKEAPAHDNVKQWYVNASETDTMYVMRSLRNTERVLRNPVAEKVVELEGQGAGIAELAPLVSGQNGLRVLKDGDTEVGLMTAGQSVGLVHDVPTVQELIDTIIGQAQEILGSRLAGMTA, from the coding sequence ATGGACCAGGTATTCAAGACCCGAGTGACCGAGGACTTCGGGATCGACCATCCCATCATCCAGGGCGGAATGATGTGGGTCTCTCAACCGGAGCTGGTGGCGGCGGTGTCGAATGCGGGCGGCCTCGGAGTCCTGACAGCGCTGACCTTCGAGACTTCGGAGGGTCTGGCCGACGCTATCGCCCGCACCCGCGAGCTGACTGACAAGTCGTTCGGAGTGAATGTAACGTTCCTGCCAACTCTGATTCCCAAGGACTACGGCAGCCTGATCGATGTGATCGTCGATCAGGGCATCGGAATCGTCGAGACCGCCGGCCGCAACCCGGAGCCCTATCTGGAGCACATCAAGGCGGGCGGAGCCAAAGTAATCCACAAGTGCACCTCGGTTCGCTTTGCCAGAAAAGCCGAGGCGATTGGCTGCGACTACGTCAGCATCGACGGCTGCGAGTGTGCAGGCCATCCGGGCGAGGAGGACATCACCTCGCTGGTGTTGATCCCCGCCACCGTGGATGCGATCAACATCCCGGTCATCGCCTCCGGCGGCTTCGCCGACGCGCGGGGGCTGATCGCCGCGCTGGCCCTCGGTGCCGAGGCGATGAACATGGGTACCCGCTTTGTCGCGACCAAGGAAGCCCCGGCTCACGACAACGTCAAACAGTGGTACGTGAACGCCTCCGAGACCGACACCATGTACGTCATGCGATCGCTCAGGAACACCGAGCGGGTGCTGCGCAACCCGGTGGCCGAGAAAGTCGTCGAGCTGGAGGGCCAGGGCGCGGGCATCGCCGAGCTGGCGCCGCTGGTGAGCGGTCAGAACGGCCTCCGGGTGCTCAAGGACGGCGACACCGAGGTCGGTCTGATGACGGCCGGCCAGTCCGTCGGGTTGGTCCATGATGTGCCGACCGTGCAGGAGCTCATCGACACCATCATCGGGCAGGCTCAGGAAATCCTCGGATCACGGCTCGCGGGAATGACCGCCTGA